A genomic window from Salvelinus fontinalis isolate EN_2023a unplaced genomic scaffold, ASM2944872v1 scaffold_0022, whole genome shotgun sequence includes:
- the LOC129842187 gene encoding gremlin-2-like, whose product MYRQFVLSILLAGVLCAVGGDARKTRLHGSIPNPFKVNGNTSDKRTRKQEILASSQEALVVTERKYLKSDWCKTQPLRQTVSEEGCLSRTVINRFCYGQCNSFYIPRHVKTEQESFRSCAFCRPQRFTTLTVELDCPDLQPPFRHRKIQRVKQCRCISVSVSDSGKR is encoded by the coding sequence atgtacaggCAGTTTGTTCTGTCAATCCTGCTTGCAGGCGTCCTGTGTGCGGTGGGCGGCGACGCCCGCAAGACCCGCCTCCATGGCTCCATCCCCAACCCCTTCAAGGTGAACGGCAACACCTCTGACAAACGCACCCGTAAACAGGAAATCCTTGCCTCCAGCCAGGAAGCTCTGGTCGTCACCGAGAGGAAGTACCTGAAGAGTGACTGGTGCAAGACCCAGCCGCTGCGTCAGACTGTGAGCGAGGAGGGCTGTCTCAGTCGTACCGTCATCAACAGGTTCTGCTACGGCCAGTGTAACTCCTTCTATATCCCGCGCCACGTTAAGACGGAGCAAGAGTCTTTCCGGTCCTGTGCTTTCTGCCGACCGCAGCGGTTCACCACGCTGACCGTAGAGCTGGACTGTCCCGACCTCCAGCCGCCCTTCAGGCACCGTAAGATCCAGAGAGTCAAACAGTGTCGATGTATATCGGTGTCCGTCAGTGACTCTGGGAAGCGGTGA
- the LOC129842186 gene encoding avirulence protein AvrBs3-like — MFGISGQYCTVGGRTVEKVDPGISTVGGRTVEKVAPGISTVGGRTVEKMDPGTSTVGGRTVEKMAPGTSTVGGRTVEKVAPGTSTVGGRTVEKMAPGTSTVGGRTVEKMDPGISTVGGRIVEKVAPGISTVGGRTVEKVAPGISTVGGRTVEKVAPGTSTVGGRTVEKVAPGISTVGGRTVEKVAPGTSTVGGRTVEKMAPGISTVGGRTVEKMAPGTSTVGGRTVEKVAPGISTVGGRTVEKVAPGISTVGDRTVEKMAPGTSTVGIL, encoded by the exons ATGTTTGGCATTTCAGgtcagtactgtactgtagggggTAGGACTGTGGAGAAGGTGGACCCAGGTATCTCTACAGTAGGGGGTAGGACTGTGGAGAAGGTGGCTCCAGGTATCTCTACAGTAGGGGGTAGGACTGTGGAGAAGATGGACCcaggtacctctacagtaggGGGTAGGACTGTGGAGAAGATGGCTCcaggtacctctacagtaggGGGTAGGACTGTGGAGAAGGTGGCTCcaggtacctctacagtaggGGGTAGGACTGTGGAGAAGATGGCTCcaggtacctctacagtaggGGGTAGGACTGTGGAGAAGATGGACCCAGGTATCTCTACAGTAGGGGGTAGGATTGTGGAGAAGGTGGCTCCAGGTATCTCTACAGTAGGGGGTAGGACTGTGGAGAAGGTGGCTCCAGGTATCTCTACAGTAGGGGGTAGGACTGTGGAGAAGGTGGCTCcaggtacctctacagtaggGGGTAGGACTGTGGAGAAGGTGGCTCCAGGTATCTCTACAGTAGGGGGTAGGACTGTGGAGAAGGTGGCTCcaggtacctctacagtaggGGGTAGGACTGTGGAGAAGATGGCTCCAGGTATCTCTACAGTAGGGGGTAGGACTGTGGAGAAG ATGGCTCcaggtacctctacagtaggGGGTAGGACTGTGGAGAAGGTGGCTCCAGGTATCTCTACAGTAGGGGGTAGGACTGTGGAGAAGGTGGCTCCAGGTATCTCTACAGTAGGGGATAGGACTGTGGAGAAGATGGCTCcaggtacctctacagtaggTATCCTTTAG